In Hydrotalea sp., the sequence AGAAAAAAGATACCAAAACGAATTACTGCTGACGCGGCAACGTCACGAGGAAATAAAATTAGACCTTGATAACGCGCTAAAGGAAATCAATCAATCGGCCGAGCAAGAACGTGTGCTGTTGCTTAATTGCGAGGCGCGCGAACAAAAATTCCCGCAGGAGGAAGAAGCCCTCCGCGCCTTACAAAAAAATGAACAGGATGTTTTGCTCGCCCTCAAGGCCAAGGAAGATACTTTCGCCAGCAAGCAAAAAGTTTTTGGCGAATGGTTGCAGGCGCAATCGCGCGCCACCAGTGAACTTAACTATCTGCAGGAAGCATTGACTGGTTACCAAACGCAACACCAAGCCAAAACAAAACAATTGGCCGAGGTTGAGGCAAAATTAGCTTCGTTAAAAGAACGCGGCGATGCAAAAACCAGCGTGGCCACCGCCGAAAAAAAATACAACCAAGCCGAAAAAGATTACAACCAATTACAAAAAAACCTCAACCAAACCAAAAACGATTGGCTTGAAAAAAAGGAATCTTACCAAAATGAATTAACCGAAAAACAACGGGCGTTGCACCAGGCCGAGGTCGCGCAAAAAGAAATGTCGGCCGAAATCACCGCCTTGAAAAAAATGCTCGGCGCGGGGGAGGATGACCTCCTCACCCTGATGGAAGTTGCTAGCGGATTTGAAAAGGCCTTGGCGGTTGCATTGATGGATGAGGTTGAAAGCGGCCTGGAAGAAACCAAGCAACAACATTGGCAAGGGTTCGGCGCGGAACAATTTATCGGCCAAACATCGCGCCTTGCCCTGCCGCCCCTATTGGCGAAGGTATCGGCGCCCAAACCGCTGACGCGCAACCTTACCATGACCTATTGGGTGGAAAAATTTAGCGACGGAAAACGCCACCAGGCGGAACTCTCCCCCGGCGAAAAAATTGTCTCGAAAGATGGCGGCTTGATAAGGTGGGATGGTTTCACCATCAACCCGATGACCGGCGCAGAGGATAGTGCCAGCCGAAAATTATCCGCCAAGAATCGCCTGAAAAAATTAAACAGCGATTGGCCTGCTTTGGAAAAAAACAGCGAGCAATTGGCCCTGGCCATGACCACGTGGCAAGCCAAGGAAACCGCGGTTTTGAAAAAAATGGCCGATGAGGTGACCGCGTTGGAGCAAAAAATGATTGCGCAAAACCATCTGGTGGCCGAAAGCAAAAAACAATGGCAAGAAAGCCAAGGCGCGATGATGGCAAGCCTCGGCCAGCAGGAACAATTGAACACCACGCGTAATATCTTAACCACCGAAATCGACAATTTGGCGGCGCAAATAACCAAGGGCGAAAAATCCGTAACGGCGCATATAAAAACCCACGGCAATGCCCAGGATGAAATTGAAAAAAGACAACAGGCGATGAACGACGAAGAAGAAAAATTAAAACAATTGCGCCAACAACATATCGACGCGCAATTACAATTTCAACAACAACAACAATTGGTCAATCGCCACCACGAGGATTTGAAAAACATGCACCTCAACGTGGCCGAGGTCATGAAGCGCAAACAAGAAAAAGAAAAACAAATTATTTTGTTAAAAGAACGGCTGGAAACCGCCAATGACAATATCGCCAAATTATCCACCCTGCCCGCTGAATTGTTGGAAAAAATTGCCTTTCAAGAACGCGCCTATCAAGTAAAAAAAGATGCACAAACCGCAGTCGGCGAAAAATTATTATCAGCCGAAAACATGATGCGCGACAAAAACAAAGAGCTAAAAGAATGGCAAGAAAAATTATACATGGTGCGCGAAAAAATCGCCCGCGCCGAAACCCTGGCCCAAGTCAGCAAGGATAATTTGCAAAACCTGGCGCAGGAATCTGAGGGCAAAGAATTAATCGCTATCGAGGCGGTGCAGGCCACCATCGGCGAAAAAGTCACCATCAACGAAGGTTTCTTATCAAAACAAGAATTATCACTGCGCGACAAAATTAACAAACGCGAACGTATGGGGCCGGTCAATTTGCTGGCCGACCAAAATTTGCAAGAAACCGCCGCCGATATCGAAAAGCTCAGCACCGAGAAAAAAGATTTGGATGAAGCGGTCGCCAAATTGCAAAACGCCATTGCCAAATTAAACAGCGAAGCGCGGCAAAAAATTTCGGAGGCCTTCCACCAGGTCAATGAAAATTTTGCACGGCTGTTTAAAATTTTGTTTGGCGGCGGCGAGGCCTCGCTTTATTTCGATGGCGATTCCGACCCGCTGACCGCCGGCCTAGAATTCACCGTGCACCCGCCGGGCAAAAAACCCGGGCCGCTATCGCTTCTCTCGGGCGGTGAACAAACCTTAACCGCCCTCGCCCTGATTTTTGCCGTGATGGACATGAACCCGCCGCCGATAGCCGTGCTGGACGAGGTTGACGCGCCGCTCGACGATGCAAACATCCATCGCTTCACGCAACTCCTGCGCCAACGGAAAGTCGACAACCCGCAAACCCGTTACCTCGTCATCACCCATCACCGCCTGACCATGGCGCGCATGGACCGGTTGTTCGGCGTCACCATGGCGGAAAAAGGTTTGAGCACCATCGTCGGCGTTAATTTGGAAACCGCCGCCGCACTCGCCGGCAAAAAAGTTGCTTAAGATGGCTTGAAAAAGCAATGAAAGTTGCCTAAACTAGCTTGAGCAATCTATGGTCGAAAAAAAACTTATACCTATCGAAAAAGAATTTCGAGATTTGTCTGCTGAGCAGGCTTTCCTTGCCATATTAGATTTTTTCAATAAAAATATACCTGATAACGATTGGGAGTTTAGCGAAAAAAAATTTAAAGACGAGAAGAAAAAAGGCTATTCTATAAAAGAAATAAAAGAAATATCTTTTGGTAAAAGAAATAATATAAAACTTTATTCTTATTCAGACGAAAGGAGTTCAATTAATATAAATAATAGTAATTTCTCTAATATTAAGTCGTTAGAATTAAAATATGCTTATGAGGAAGATGAAGAAGATGGCGAAACTGTTTTTGGATTACTCTATGGAGGCGGAAAAGAAGATGAGGACGGCAATTTTACCTGCTGGGTACATCCATATTTTGCAATTCAAATTTTTCATGGGGATGGTTTTTTTAAATATAAATTTTCTTTTGATATTCTTGATAGAAAGCAATTTTTAAAAATGTTTATCTATCATCTTGAACAATTCATATTATACAAAGATGATAGATTTCAAGAAATAAAAGACTATTTATTCAATGATAAAAAAATAGAAATGGAGTCTGCCTCTATACACGTCTCTATACCCAATGCTTTTGATGCAAAGGGTGTTATTTTTAAACAAAAAGAAATGTATAAGTTCAATATATCAATTGATATAATACATAATAAAATTACTAACATCGACTATGACGACGGGAATGGTGATTACACAATTTCTTTAAATAATCTTCATAGCTTTATTATTGAAGATGCAGCCAGTCCCAAGTATAAACA encodes:
- the smc gene encoding chromosome segregation protein SMC gives rise to the protein MYFSGITLQGFKSFLDETTIPLEVGLTGVVGPNGCGKSNVVEALRWVMGESNARKMRGDDMDDIIFMGTSSRAARNLAEVTLNIVNEDKSDPLPHPWQDLNELAVKRTLTRGAGSSYRINGKEVRGKDVQYLFMARATGASSASMVAQGRISNIINAKAGERRMVLEEAAGVRALSARRHESELKLEATNKTLAEVGNIIAGLEAAQGKLLKDAKQAELYRTLSKEISDLEVSILTIKHYLESNKIKNLEQELFQLQKEQNDLIAGEGKTARELATEAEQHIGLKSEMESLNNEFIESGRLLTELKAEEKRYQNELLLTRQRHEEIKLDLDNALKEINQSAEQERVLLLNCEAREQKFPQEEEALRALQKNEQDVLLALKAKEDTFASKQKVFGEWLQAQSRATSELNYLQEALTGYQTQHQAKTKQLAEVEAKLASLKERGDAKTSVATAEKKYNQAEKDYNQLQKNLNQTKNDWLEKKESYQNELTEKQRALHQAEVAQKEMSAEITALKKMLGAGEDDLLTLMEVASGFEKALAVALMDEVESGLEETKQQHWQGFGAEQFIGQTSRLALPPLLAKVSAPKPLTRNLTMTYWVEKFSDGKRHQAELSPGEKIVSKDGGLIRWDGFTINPMTGAEDSASRKLSAKNRLKKLNSDWPALEKNSEQLALAMTTWQAKETAVLKKMADEVTALEQKMIAQNHLVAESKKQWQESQGAMMASLGQQEQLNTTRNILTTEIDNLAAQITKGEKSVTAHIKTHGNAQDEIEKRQQAMNDEEEKLKQLRQQHIDAQLQFQQQQQLVNRHHEDLKNMHLNVAEVMKRKQEKEKQIILLKERLETANDNIAKLSTLPAELLEKIAFQERAYQVKKDAQTAVGEKLLSAENMMRDKNKELKEWQEKLYMVREKIARAETLAQVSKDNLQNLAQESEGKELIAIEAVQATIGEKVTINEGFLSKQELSLRDKINKRERMGPVNLLADQNLQETAADIEKLSTEKKDLDEAVAKLQNAIAKLNSEARQKISEAFHQVNENFARLFKILFGGGEASLYFDGDSDPLTAGLEFTVHPPGKKPGPLSLLSGGEQTLTALALIFAVMDMNPPPIAVLDEVDAPLDDANIHRFTQLLRQRKVDNPQTRYLVITHHRLTMARMDRLFGVTMAEKGLSTIVGVNLETAAALAGKKVA